A DNA window from Candidatus Margulisiibacteriota bacterium contains the following coding sequences:
- a CDS encoding type II secretion system GspH family protein yields the protein MYIGRKGFSLIELTMVIVILGILAVSVLPRFINFNKQAELGVARHFAGVLKEAEDIYYTRLILDNIDQYELAQRYFLSFVAFSEGVSDRNTLAIDNGIRNLLQNPGGEVLQPDNSIKLTFKSGAVANYYLSPTTGAITAEYVGF from the coding sequence ATGTATATAGGGCGGAAAGGTTTTTCATTAATTGAGCTGACCATGGTGATAGTAATTCTTGGCATCCTGGCCGTTTCGGTCTTGCCTCGTTTTATTAATTTTAACAAGCAAGCCGAATTGGGTGTGGCGCGCCATTTTGCCGGGGTTTTAAAAGAAGCGGAAGACATCTATTACACCCGCCTGATCCTGGATAATATTGATCAGTACGAATTGGCGCAACGGTATTTTCTTTCCTTCGTCGCGTTTAGTGAGGGGGTCAGTGACCGCAACACGCTGGCAATAGATAATGGGATCAGGAATCTTCTGCAAAATCCAGGTGGTGAGGTCTTACAGCCGGACAACTCGATTAAGCTGACCTTCAAAAGCGGCGCGGTGGCAAACTATTATCTTAGCCCCACGACCGGCGCGATTACCGCCGAGTATGTCGGGTTTTAA